ACTGCAATCTGGTACTCGGCGTCAAACCGCTCGCCGATGTCCTCGGTGCGCACCGTCCGACCTCCGACGTAAGGAGACAGTGAAACCACACGGCCCGGCCCCAAGTCCCGGTTCGTCTCCGAGTCGTGGATTTTGTACACGTCGCCGACCTTCAGTCGTCCCAGCCAGAACGACTCCACGAACATCCGCGCCTGCTGCCTGACTGCCCCCACGATGATATTCGAGTCCGCCCCGGCCGCGAGAGTCTGCCCCTGCATCAGGTTGAGCTTGTAGACGATGCCGTCGACCGGGGACTTGAGGGTAAGCTGGTCAAGCTGCGCCTGAGCCAGCGCGGCGTCGGCTTTGGCCGCGGCTGCGTTTGCCGAGTCCAGCCGGGCCGTGAGCAGGGCCTGCTGGTAGTCCTGCTCAGAGATGCCCTTGGCTGCGTACAAGCCCGCAGCCCGCGTGAAAGCCTGGCTGCTGATTGCGGAAGTATTCTCGGCGGCAACGGCCCGGGCCAGCGCGGCGCGAACCTGTGCCTCCTCGACCGAACTCTCCAGCACGACCAGTGTCTGACCGGCCCGAACTGTGTCTCCCTCGCGGACGGCGATGCGAGCGACGCTGCGAGGGACCTGCGCGGCAACATAGACCGGCCCGCCCAGCGGTTCGACAGTGCCGTAGATACGTGCCGGCGAGGATACCAATTTCGGCGGAACCGGCGCGGACTTGTGCGGCGCCGAGCGCAGCACCGCGAACACCACGAAGAAGATGACCACCACTGCCGCAATCCAGAACAAAGAACTCCGTATTCGTCTTGCCATATCAGATGCCTCCTGCGGAAGCGGTCCGCGTGTCGTACACTATGGCGCCGTCTTCCATCTTTATCAGTCGGTCGGCATAGGGAAATACTCTCGGGTCGTGGGTGACGAGAACGACGGCGCGATGCGGGTCGCGGGAAAGACGTTTGAGCGTGTCCAGGACGAGGCGGCTGCTCTCAACGTCCAGCGCCGAGGTCGGCTCGTCGCACAGCATCAGCACCGGATCGCCCATCAAGGCGCGGGCGATGCCCACGCGTTGCTGCTGCCCGCCGGAAAGCTGCTGGGGCCGGGAGTCGACATACTCCTTCATCCCGAGCTTGTCGAGCAACTCAAGGGCCCGCTGTCTCGTCTCGGGCCTGATTCGGCCGCCCTGGATCGCCGTAGCCACCAGGACGTTGTCAATGGCCGAAAGTGCAGGTACCAAAGCTGCCTGCTGGAACACGAACCCATACTTCTTCATTCGCAGGGTAGCGAGATCATCCTCACTCAACTCCCCCACTTCGTTCCCGGCCACCACTATCCTCCCGGCCGAAGGCCTGAGGACCAGCCCCATGATGGTAAGCAGCGTGGTCTTGCCGGAACCTGACGGTCCGGCCAGCGCGGTCAGCTCACCGGGGAAGATGTCGAGTCTGGTTTCCTTGAGAACGCGCCGGACTATGCGGCCATCGGAGAAGTCCCGTGCGACTCCGTCAAGCTGCAGTACCGGCTCAAGCATCTTTACCTGAACGCCGATGCCGGCTCGATCTTCAGCGCTCGGCGCAGGGCCAGCGCGGACCCGCCGAAGCATAACAGGAACGTAAGCAGCGCATGGGCCGGCGGCAGCCATAGCGGCAGGTTCGCCGGGAGGCGTGAGCCCTTCACTCCGAACAGGAAGCCCGCGAGCAGGAAGAAGCCGATGAGCAGCCCCACAAACCCGATGGTCAGGGCCTGGTAGATGATTATTACGAAGACATCGCGACGCCGCGCCCCGAGCGCGCGCAGGACTGCGAAGTCCCGCTGCCGATTCAGCACGTTCGTGTACATCGTCAACGTGATGATGACGACGCCGACAAGCAGGCCCACGAGCGTCGAGAGTCCGAAGCTCGAACCGATACCGGTGCTCGTGAGGTTGTAAATGATGGTATTGCGCGACAGCTCCTGCGAAGTCAGGGCCGAGGCCTTGGGCAACAGCGCCTCGATATCGGCCAGAGCCTGCTTGACGTTCGTCCCGGGCTTGAGCCTGACCAGGATGTCATTGCACCGGTCGGCCGCAAGACCCGTCACTTCGCGGGCCTTGGTCGCGTTGGTGAAGAGCAGAGGAGCTCCGAACGACCGCGTGCCCTCGGTGTAGCCGGCCACCCGGACACGTACTCCATTCACCTCAACGATCTTCCCGATCTCAGGATTACCAACATCCTGCAGGTCAAACTTGTCCACCGTTGCACCATCGTTCTCAAGCAGCACGTCGTTGCTGCCGGCCGTGAAGCGCCACGGCCCACCGTGGAGCTCCGGCCGGGTGACGCCGACAATCTGCACGGGCTCGAACGTCCCATTCGGCAACCGAAGCTGCGCAGCGGAGTAAATCGCGGGTTCGGCCCAGTCGATTTCCTGCAATCCGGCCAGCCGGTCCACGTACCGGCTTGGCAGGCTGCTGACTGAGGCGGTATTCTCCACGTTCTTGGACACGACCCAGATATCGGCCCCGCTGTTGTCAACCACCGCCGACATCAAGGTGAACAGCCCGAACATTATCGCCAACTGCTGGCCGACGAGAAACACAATTGCCACCACGCCGAGTATGGCTCCGGCGGTCGTTGACCGCTCGTGCAAGAGCATCCGGACCGCTGCGTACCTACGCATTCGGCTCGGCCAAAGCCGCCCCCATCGACGCCGCCTCGGCGAAGTGAGCGGCCACACGTAACCTCGGCCCGGCCAGCACCTCAGCCGCCGCAACCGCGGCCGCCCCGCCCAGAACTACTCCCAGTCCGGGGAGCGTCTTCTGCGCCTCATTGACCAACCCGCGCGCCGCCGGCAGATTGGCAACCAGCGTTGCCGAGAAGAATGCGACCTGCGGACGGAAATCGGCCAGCGCCTTCAACATGTCCTCCAGCGGGGTTGACCGGCCGACACTGAAGACCTCCCAGCCCTTGAGCCGCAGATACTCGCCGACAATCTCCACGCCCATTTCGTGCTCTTCTCCCGGCACGCACGAAGCCAGCGCCTTCAGGCCCACGGGCTTCGCGGGCTCAATGCTGTCGAACAGTCGGTACAACATGTAGCGGCAGATCTCGGTCGCGGCGTGCTCCTCGGCCACTGAGACAATGCCCGTCTCCCACAGGAAACCAAGTTGCCTCATCGCGGGGAGCACAACATCGTCCACGACCTGTTCCAAAGTGCGGCCGGCCCGGGCCAGCGCGAGTACGCTCTCGGCCGCCTCGCGACGCCGGCGCGCGCGCAACCGGTCGAGCAGCCCCTTCGCCTCGGCCGATAGGGTCGGCTCGGGCCGCTTACCCTCGATCAGCAGGCCGAGACTGCCGCGCAGGCTGTCAAGAGGCGCCGTCAATTCGCGCGCGTATGACAGTCGGATGTTACTCATTACGGCGGCGCTCCACGCTTCGAGCATCCGGCCGAAATAGCCCGGCGCGAATCCATGCCGGGTCAGCATCGATACGAACCAGCGCGACTCGTCGGTCAGGCGGTCAAATATGCCGAACTCGTAGACCGCGGCCAGCAGCCGGCCGAACTCGTGATTGACGTGACGGGACAGCCCGAGTTGGTCGCAGTCGATGCCGGCGCAGTGGAACTCCGCATCGAGCGCCAGGTGCTCGTCCACGGCCACGAGCAACTCGTCCATCTTCGCTCGGAACTCGGTTGTAGCTTCGCTAGAAACCCGGTTTGCCATCTGTGGCTGGATTCTACTCAATCAGCCATGCTGGTTCAAATCAAGCGCGGCCGACCAGCCGGGCCAGGGCTTCGGGCCGGTAGGGCCCGCCGTGGGAACTCAGGATAACTGAAGGCTTGAGGTCAAGGACTTTCCTGATGCTCGCGAGCGAGTCCTCGCGGCTCGCAGACCAGAAGGCAATTGCCGGCGGGCCGAAGGCCATGAACCGTGGCAGCACGAGATCAGCGACTACGGCCTCGCCTGATTCCATGATGGCTGACACCGAGCCGCGGCTGTGCCCGGGCGTCCAGATGACCTTGCCGGCAACTCCAAACTGCCGCAGGTCGAACTCATCCTCAATCAGCACATCCGGTTCCACCCCC
This is a stretch of genomic DNA from bacterium. It encodes these proteins:
- a CDS encoding ABC transporter ATP-binding protein; the encoded protein is MLEPVLQLDGVARDFSDGRIVRRVLKETRLDIFPGELTALAGPSGSGKTTLLTIMGLVLRPSAGRIVVAGNEVGELSEDDLATLRMKKYGFVFQQAALVPALSAIDNVLVATAIQGGRIRPETRQRALELLDKLGMKEYVDSRPQQLSGGQQQRVGIARALMGDPVLMLCDEPTSALDVESSRLVLDTLKRLSRDPHRAVVLVTHDPRVFPYADRLIKMEDGAIVYDTRTASAGGI
- a CDS encoding ABC transporter permease; translated protein: MRRYAAVRMLLHERSTTAGAILGVVAIVFLVGQQLAIMFGLFTLMSAVVDNSGADIWVVSKNVENTASVSSLPSRYVDRLAGLQEIDWAEPAIYSAAQLRLPNGTFEPVQIVGVTRPELHGGPWRFTAGSNDVLLENDGATVDKFDLQDVGNPEIGKIVEVNGVRVRVAGYTEGTRSFGAPLLFTNATKAREVTGLAADRCNDILVRLKPGTNVKQALADIEALLPKASALTSQELSRNTIIYNLTSTGIGSSFGLSTLVGLLVGVVIITLTMYTNVLNRQRDFAVLRALGARRRDVFVIIIYQALTIGFVGLLIGFFLLAGFLFGVKGSRLPANLPLWLPPAHALLTFLLCFGGSALALRRALKIEPASAFR
- a CDS encoding cobalamin-dependent protein (Presence of a B(12) (cobalamin)-binding domain implies dependence on cobalamin itself, in one of its several forms, or in some unusual lineages, dependence on a cobalamin-like analog.) encodes the protein MSRIQPQMANRVSSEATTEFRAKMDELLVAVDEHLALDAEFHCAGIDCDQLGLSRHVNHEFGRLLAAVYEFGIFDRLTDESRWFVSMLTRHGFAPGYFGRMLEAWSAAVMSNIRLSYARELTAPLDSLRGSLGLLIEGKRPEPTLSAEAKGLLDRLRARRRREAAESVLALARAGRTLEQVVDDVVLPAMRQLGFLWETGIVSVAEEHAATEICRYMLYRLFDSIEPAKPVGLKALASCVPGEEHEMGVEIVGEYLRLKGWEVFSVGRSTPLEDMLKALADFRPQVAFFSATLVANLPAARGLVNEAQKTLPGLGVVLGGAAAVAAAEVLAGPRLRVAAHFAEAASMGAALAEPNA
- a CDS encoding efflux RND transporter periplasmic adaptor subunit, whose translation is MARRIRSSLFWIAAVVVIFFVVFAVLRSAPHKSAPVPPKLVSSPARIYGTVEPLGGPVYVAAQVPRSVARIAVREGDTVRAGQTLVVLESSVEEAQVRAALARAVAAENTSAISSQAFTRAAGLYAAKGISEQDYQQALLTARLDSANAAAAKADAALAQAQLDQLTLKSPVDGIVYKLNLMQGQTLAAGADSNIIVGAVRQQARMFVESFWLGRLKVGDVYKIHDSETNRDLGPGRVVSLSPYVGGRTVRTEDIGERFDAEYQIAVVQLDTTGLPLGLNVVAEVPAPAK
- a CDS encoding MBL fold metallo-hydrolase, giving the protein MNGVIPVALGMVKAFVLQGDRPVLVDTGTTGKAARILAGLEGQGIKPEGVGLVLITHARRDHYGSLVELKKTIAAPVAVHRLDAESLRADTGVEPDVLIEDEFDLRQFGVAGKVIWTPGHSRGSVSAIMESGEAVVADLVLPRFMAFGPPAIAFWSASREDSLASIRKVLDLKPSVILSSHGGPYRPEALARLVGRA